The region GGCGGCAGCGGAGAAAAATAACCCACAATCAGCACCAGCACCGCGACGCCGATAAACGCGACGGCGCGCGCGAGCCCGCCGCCGCCAGCGCTGTCCACCAGCATCAGCTTCACAATCACCACGCCAAGCAGCCCCGCGCCGCAAAACCAGCCCTGCCGCGCGCCCTGGCGTGTGGCGCGCACCATCACCAGCAGCGCCAGCAGCATCCAGAGTAGCGCGAATGTGGTCTGCACCAGGCGCGAACCCCATAACGCGTCGGCCTGCCAGGGAATATCACCCCCCCAGGCCAGGGTGCGTAGCACCACGCCGTTGCCCCACCAGAACAGCAGCGCCAGCCAGACAAGCGGCGCCCAGGGTTCAGCCTGACGCAGCGCCGGCAACCAGAAGCGCGTGAGCAGCCGCCACCAGCTCAGCAATGCCAGCAGGGCGAAGCCCGCGCCAAGCTCCAGCGGATTGATAAACGGCAGATACGACCAGCCGATCGATACGCCGTCCAGCAGATTGCCCGTTAGCAGCACTAGCGCAAGCGCAGGCGCGAGCGGCGCCAGCCCCGGTCCGCAGTAAAGCGCAGGCCACTGCGCGCACGGCCACCACTGGCGTCGGATCGCCGCGCTCACCAGCAGCACAATAGCGGCGCTGACAGCCAGAATAATACCCGCCTGCCACGCCTCGCTGCCCCACGGCAGGCTGTCAGTAAACCACCAGGTCTCCGCGCCTGCGGCAAGCAACAACATCCAGAACAACGTCAGGTGCAGCCCCTGCTGGATACGCGCCGGCAGCGTGCCGGCATCGCGGCGCAGCAGCCAGAGCGCGCACGGCAGCGCCAGACACCAGACGAGACTGTGCCAGCCTGCCTGCACCAGCGCGCCGTCAATCACGAGATGACACAGCAGCATCAGGGCCATGCCAGGCCACAGCAGCCAGACGGCGTACGCAAGATCCGGCCACGCGGCTTTACGCGCGCCCACGCGCCACAGCACCACGGAGAGCGCGAGCAGCGCAAGCAACAGGGCAAACCCGACGGAGAAATCCGCAAACGTCCAGCGGGCGGCCTGCAAAAGCGCCAACAGCCAGAACGCAATGCCAGCGCCAAGATGCACGCGGCTCACCTGCCGCTGCGGCTCACGCCACAGCCAGCCACCGGCAAGCCAGCAGAGCGCCAGCACCGCGCAGATAAACGCCGCGTTCAGCATGGCGATGCCGTCAAGCCAGGCGTAAATCGCGCTCGCCGCCGCCAGCACCAGTAGCGCGCTGCCGCTGTAGCTCATGCGCCGCTGAGCCTGTTGCATGCCAAACCACAGCAGCCCCAGCCCTTCCAGCGCCCAGGCGAGCGCCGTCCAGCGGGCCGAAAGCGCCAGCGGGATCGCGAGCGTGACAAACGCGCCGCCGAGCGCCAGTCCGCCCATCGCCAGTATCCGCCCTTCCTGCGGGTAGCGACGCAGCGCAGCGCGCGCAAGCAGTAAATAGACCAGCCCAAAGCCGAGCGCGGAAAACGCCGGGCCGTATGTCCAGTGTCGGGTGATTGCGTACTGCATCCCGAACCCGACCAGCGGCGGCGCGAACAGCAGCACGCCGTCGACGATTTTCCTGTGCTGCTGCGCGCGTAACGACAGCGCCACACAGACCACGCCGAAGAGCAGAATATTGGCGATAAGAAAGAGCTGGCAGCTCAGCCACTCATCCGGCTGATAGCCGTTAATGCCCCACAAGCCCGCCACGCCGAAGGTAAAGAGCAGCCCGAGCAGGTTCAGCTCGCGCCAGTGCTGCCAGACGCTCACGACGGCGATGCCCACAGAAAGCAGCAGATAGAACGAAAAGAGCGCGATATGGCTGCCGCCGCCAGTGGAGAGCAACAGCGGCGCAAGATAGCCGCCGAGGCTCGCCAGCATCGCGAGGCTTAAGGCGCGTTGCAGCACCGCCAGCGCCACGCTCGCGGCGCACACGCTCAGCATCAGACTAAAGGCGAGCGGCATCGGCAACATCTGCCAGAGCCGGAACGCACCGAAAATCGTGATGTACAACGCGCCGACAGCACCGCCCTGGAGGATCAGCGCATAGAGAGGAGACTTATGCCGCAGCCGCCAGCCGAACGCCAGCAGCGCCAGCCCCGCGATGCCCGCGCCCGCGACGCGCAGCTCAAGCGGCAGCATGTCGCGCTCAACGCTGTAGCGCAGCAGGAAGGAGAGCCCTAAAAAGAGCAAAATAACGCCGATTTTGGCGAGCGGATTACCTTGCATAAACCAGCGGGCGAGCCCCGTGAATATGCCGCCGAGCGCGGCCTCGCCGCGGTTTTCCTGCACCGACTTCTCACGGCGCGGCGCGGCGTCACGCGCACGCGGTTTCGCCGCGTCACGCACCGCCTGCGACCAGACCGGCGGCGTATCAGCCACTTGCGGCGCAGGGGCCGGTTCAGGTTCAGGCGCAGGGGCCGTATCAGGTTCAGGCGCAGTGACAACAGGCACTGCGGTGGCGGGCACAGGCGCGGCCTGCGGCGCAGGCGCTACGGCGCCCGTCGCAGAGGCGTCGGCGAGACGCGCCTCCAGCGTCGCTACCCGCTCGCGCAGGTGCTGAAGTTCAGTTTCGTTACGTGCGCTGCGCTTTAGCGCCATGATAGCCAGTACCGGCACCACGACGATGCAGAAAAGCGCAATCAGAGCAGCAAATACAAAAATCTCATCCATTGATTTCAGACCCTGCGACAGAGGTGCGGCTACTTTCCCATATCTGAATGAAAAGCGGTATTCCTTTACCGCATTTCGGTACGCTTATCGCGTGCGCCAGATAACCGCCGCCCCCGCCGCCAGTCGCAGCGTCTGTTCATCCAGCGCGCCATCGCCCTCTTCATGCGTCCAGGTTTGCCCCGCAAGGAGCGGTGAGAAAGGCAGCGTCACGTCACAGGCCGCGCCGCGATTGAGCGCCACCAGCACCCGCTCCTGTCGGAAGACGCGCGCGAATACGATGACATCGCCTTTTGCGTACATCACCTGACAGCCGCCGGAACGCAGCGCCCGGCTGCGATGGCGCAGGCGCGCGAGCCGCTGATAGAGCGCCAGCAATTCACCGTCCTGGCGCGCGGGTTCCCACGGGAATGGCTGGCGACAGAACGGATCGTTACCGCCTTCCACGCCCACTTCGTCGCCATAGAAGATGCAGGGCACGCCAGGCCAGCAGAAAAGCCATACTGCCGCCGCCCGCAGGCGCGCCGGATCGCCGTTAACCAGCGTCTTAAAGCGTGCGGTATCGTGGCTGTCGAGCTGGTTAAACATCCGCAACTGCTGCTGGTGCGAGAGCGCCGCGCGGTACTCCTCCATCCATCGGATGCAGTCGGCGGCGTCGAGCCGTTGCGGTTCAAGCCCCTGATCCACACCCGCGAGAAAACTCCACAGCGGCGTGGTAAAGCCGCGGTAGTTCATCGCCGCGTCTTCGGCGTCGTTTTGCAGCCACTGGCGCGCGTCGCCAAAATGCTCGCCGAAAACAAACGCCTGCGGATCCACGGCCTTAGCCGCGCGCGTAATGCCCTCGACGTGGCGCAGGTTTTCTTTCGCCCCGCCGCGCTCGCCGAGCATATGCACCACGTCAAGCCGCCAGCCGTCAATGTTCCACGGCGCTTTCAGCCAGTGCTTCACGACGCTCTCTTCGCCTGCGTAGATCTCCTCCACTACGCCACGCTCGGCGAAATCGAGTTTCGGCAGGCTGTCATAACCGAGCCAGCAGAACGCGTGGCCGTCATCGGTGAAGCTGTACCAGTTGCGCGTCGGCGAGTCAGGGTGGTGGCACGCGCCGTCTTCGCCGTGGTTCTGGCGATCGAACCACGGGTGCGTATCGCCGGTGTGGTTAAAGACGCCGTCCAGAATCAGCCGCATTTGCGCCTCACGCGTTTTTTCGCGCAGGCGCAACAGCGCCTCATCGCCGCCAAACTGCGGGTCGACGTGGCGGTAATCGGCGGTGTCATATTTATGTACGCTTGGCGCGCAAAAGATGGGGTTGAGATAAAGCGCCGTAACGCCAAGCGCTTTCAGATAGGGCAGCTTTTCGCAGATGCCGTCGAGATCGCCGCCGTAAAACGTCGAGGCGCCCGCCTCCGCGCTTACCGGCTCGTGCCAGTCGCGCAGAATAATGTCGCGCCCCTGATCGTGGTGATAGTAAATCTTGTCCTGCTGCGCCCCACGCGGCGTGCTGCGGGCAAAGCGATCCGGGAAAATCTGATAAAACACCTGATCCTGCACCCACTGCGGGCCGTTGTCCGGCGCGTCAGTCGCGAACAGCGCCAGACGAGCAGGCGGGACTGCGCTAAAGCCGAGCGGGCTGAACCACTGTTGACGATCGCGCCAGAGCAGTTTGAAGGCGTAGCGGCGGCGCGGCTGACCGTCGCCGAGCGGAATACTCGCCTGCCACGCGCTGACCTCCGGGTGCGGCGCGGCTGACAGCCGCTTCATGGTAAACGGCGTTTCTTCGTTATCGCGCTCGTAGCGCAGCACAACGGTTTCCGGCAGCGCGTCGCCCTTGAGCCAGAGGGTAATCTGTAACGTCTCCCCCTGCTTGCGAATAAAGGGCGCGACGGGGAGATGCCAGGCATTCAACATACACTTAATCCTTAATCGACAGAAAACGGGGCGATCTTTTCACACGGGCAACCGCGCGCCTTCCTCATTCTGGATTTTATTGGGGGAGGAGACGGGAGGCGGAGAATCTCAGGTGAGCGTAGAGCGAAAACATCATCCCCGCCAGGCGGCGGGGATGAAGGGAGAAGGATTACGCGGTAAGACGGGCGTCGCGGCGGCGTTTAAACACCCAGCCGACCAGCAGCAGCGCAATCCACGCGAAACCGACGTAGAGCGAAATGCGGGTATCCGGATGATAGCCAATCAGCGCGATGATAAGCGCCAGGAAAATCAGGCCCGCGATGGTGGTCGCCACCCCGCCCGGCACTTTGAATTTCAGGGCTTTGACTTCGCCAGCGCTCAGGCGACGGCGGAAAGCCACCTGCGAGAGCAGGATCATTATCCAGACCCAGACGGTCGCAAACGTCGCGAGCGACGCAATCACCAGGAAGACGTTTTCCGGCATGATGTAGTTGAGGTACACCGCCAGCAGCATCGCGAAGCACATCACGACCACCGTCACCCACGGAATGCCGCGACGCGAGGTTTTGGCGAACACTTTCGGCGCGCTGCCCTGCTCCGCCATGCCGTGAAGCATGCGACCGACGCCGAAGACATCGCTGTTGATCGCCGACAGTGAAGCGGTCAGCACCACGAAGTTCAGGATACCCGCCGCGACGGTAATGCCCATATGCTGGAAGGTCAGGACGAACGGGCTGCCGTTGGTGCCGACTTCGTTCCATGGATAGATAGACATGATCACAAACAGCGTACCGACATAAAACACCAGAATACGCAGCGGTACGGAGTTGATGGCGCGCGGAATGGATTTCGCCGGGTCTTTCGCCTCGCCCGCCGTGATGCCGATAATCTCAATGCCGCCATAGGCGAACATCACCATCTGCAGCGCCATCACGGTGCCAATCCAGCCGTTCGCAAAGAAGCCGCCGTTGCTCCACAGGTTATGGATACCGGTCGGCTGGCCGCCGTTGCCGATGCCCCAGATAATGATGCCGATACCGGCGGCAATCATGATGATAATGGTGGCGACTTTAAAGAACGAGAACCAGAACTCCAGCTCGCCGAACACTTTGACGCTCATCAGGTTAATGGCGCAGATAATCAGCACCACGCTCAGCACCCAGACCCAGTGCGGCACCGCCGGAAACCAGACGCCCATATAGATGCCGAAAGCGGTCACGTCGGCGATGGCGACAATCAGGATTTCAAAGCAGTAGGTCCAGCCGGTGATATAACCCGCGAGCGGGCCGAGGTTATCCTGCGCATAGCGAGAGAAAGAGCTCGCCGCCGGGTTATGCACCGACATTTCGCCGAGCGCGCGCATGATGATATACGCCGCCACGCCGCCAATAATGTAGGCCAGCAGTACGCTTGGGCCTGCCATTTTGATGGCGTCCGCCGAGCCGTAAAACAGGCCGGTGCCAATCGCTGAACCCAGCGCCATAAAGCGGATGTGTCTTGTACTCAATCCGCGCTTGAGCTTGTTCTCGTTTTCCATCTTTCCAGTACCACGTCATACAATAAAAAAACCACGGAGCCAGGCCCCGTGGTTCAACAATCAACCGACGATCAGTGTGCGGTGGAAGTCACGCTCCGTCCGGCCATGCGATCCCAGACGGCCGCCGCCAGCGCAATCACGATGGTCGGCAGCAGCCAGGCCAGCCCCTGATCCGCCATCGGCAGTTTCTGAGTCCAGGCCGGAAGGATACCGCTTATCGCCGAGGCTTTCACCCCATCAATCAAACCGAACAGCAGACTGACCGCCATCGCCGGGGCGATAACACGGCTCGCATTATGCCACCAGCCGCGGGTAAAGCTCAGCACAACCAGTGCGATACACGGCGGATAGATGGCCGTCAGCACAGGAATCGAGAACTGAATCAGCTGGCTTAAGCCGAGGTTCGACACCACCATGGAGAACAGCCCCAGGATAAAGACCAGCGTGCGGTAGGAGAGCGGCAGGTATTGCGCGAAGAACTCAGCGCAGGCGCAGGTCAGGCCGACCGCGGTCACCATGCATGCCAGGAAAATCAGCGCCGCCAGCAGGAAGCTGCCCGCACCGCCGAAGGTATGCTGAACATAAGCGTGCAGGATAGCCGCGCCGTTAACGGATTGATCCACCAGCGTCGCGCTGTCAGAGCCCAGGCGGAACAGCGCCAGATAGAGCAGCGTCAGGCCCACGCCCGCCATCAGGCCTGCGAACACCGTGTAGCGCGTCAGCAGACGAGAGTCGGTAACGCCGCGCGAGCGCGCCGCGTTGACGATAACAATCCCGAACACCATTGCGCCCAGGGTATCCATCGTCAGATAGCCATTCACAAACCCGTTGGAAAACGCCGCTTTCTGGTAGGCCTCTGTCGCCACGCTGATATCGCCCGCCGGCCAGAGAATGGCCGCGACCGACAGCACCACCAGCGCGATGATTTTCAGCGGCGCCAGAAAGTTGCCCACGGTATCCAGCAGTTTGCCCGGATAGAGCGAGACCAGGATCACCAGCGCGAAATAGACCAGGCTGTAAATCAGCAGCGGCAGCGCGCCGTCGCCGGTCAGTGGCGCAATGCCCACTTCGAACGACACGGTGGCGGTACGCGGCGTCGCGAACAGCGGCCCTACCGCCAGGTAGCAGACGGTCGCCAGCAGAATACCCGCCACGCGGCCGATCGGATGGCTCAGGCTGTCAACGCCGCCGCCGACCTTCGCCAGCGCCACCACGGTCAGCACAGGCAGACCAACAGCGGTTATCAGAAAGCCGATCGCCGCCGTCCACACATGCGGACCGGCCTGCAAACCAACCATAGGAGGGAAAATGATGTTACCCGCGCCGACGAACAGCGCAAAGGTCATAAACCCCAGTGCGATAATGTCGCGCGATTTTAACTGATGGGTCATAAGATTTACTGCCTGTGGATGTGGTGTTGAAATAAATATTTTTTACCGTCAGTTGCCTGACGAAAACGCGGCTATTTCAGACGGCGACAGCGGGATATGCTTCCCGATTACGCTGGCGAAGAATTGTTTTTCAGTTTACCACGCAAAAACAGTCGGTCTGGCAATAGCAGGGGCGCAATTTAAACGCTTATAACGTTTAAAGGCAAGACGGGATCGTAAAACCAGACCTTTATGCCAGATCTAAGTTTCGGGGCAGTGATAAAATCTAATTTCCTAAAAAACCTCCGGCGATTCGCGCGAGCAAAAAAGCAACAAACGATGTAAAAAGCGCTGCAAGGTGGATAAAAAATGAATAAGGCCAGCTTATGGCTGGCCCCGGAAAGCAGACGTGACGAGTTACACTACAGAAACCGCTTTGGCAGGCGCGGCGGCAATGAGTCTTTCCGGCAGCAGAAACGAAAACGTCGTTCCTTTGCCGGGCGTACTTTCAATCTCCAGTCGCGCGTCATGATGCGTCAGCGCGTGTTTTACAATCGCGAGTCCTAACCCGCTACCGCCGGTCTGGCGCGAGCGCGCTTTGTCCACCCGGTAAAAGCGCTCCGTCAGGCGAGGAATATGCTCCGCCGCGATCCCAGGCCCGGTATCCGACACGCTAAAGCGCGCGCCATGCGGCGTGTGCTCC is a window of Cronobacter muytjensii ATCC 51329 DNA encoding:
- a CDS encoding DUF2339 domain-containing protein, translated to MDEIFVFAALIALFCIVVVPVLAIMALKRSARNETELQHLRERVATLEARLADASATGAVAPAPQAAPVPATAVPVVTAPEPDTAPAPEPEPAPAPQVADTPPVWSQAVRDAAKPRARDAAPRREKSVQENRGEAALGGIFTGLARWFMQGNPLAKIGVILLFLGLSFLLRYSVERDMLPLELRVAGAGIAGLALLAFGWRLRHKSPLYALILQGGAVGALYITIFGAFRLWQMLPMPLAFSLMLSVCAASVALAVLQRALSLAMLASLGGYLAPLLLSTGGGSHIALFSFYLLLSVGIAVVSVWQHWRELNLLGLLFTFGVAGLWGINGYQPDEWLSCQLFLIANILLFGVVCVALSLRAQQHRKIVDGVLLFAPPLVGFGMQYAITRHWTYGPAFSALGFGLVYLLLARAALRRYPQEGRILAMGGLALGGAFVTLAIPLALSARWTALAWALEGLGLLWFGMQQAQRRMSYSGSALLVLAAASAIYAWLDGIAMLNAAFICAVLALCWLAGGWLWREPQRQVSRVHLGAGIAFWLLALLQAARWTFADFSVGFALLLALLALSVVLWRVGARKAAWPDLAYAVWLLWPGMALMLLCHLVIDGALVQAGWHSLVWCLALPCALWLLRRDAGTLPARIQQGLHLTLFWMLLLAAGAETWWFTDSLPWGSEAWQAGIILAVSAAIVLLVSAAIRRQWWPCAQWPALYCGPGLAPLAPALALVLLTGNLLDGVSIGWSYLPFINPLELGAGFALLALLSWWRLLTRFWLPALRQAEPWAPLVWLALLFWWGNGVVLRTLAWGGDIPWQADALWGSRLVQTTFALLWMLLALLVMVRATRQGARQGWFCGAGLLGVVIVKLMLVDSAGGGGLARAVAFIGVAVLVLIVGYFSPLPPKAAQPVNARQGESE
- the malZ gene encoding maltodextrin glucosidase; amino-acid sequence: MLNAWHLPVAPFIRKQGETLQITLWLKGDALPETVVLRYERDNEETPFTMKRLSAAPHPEVSAWQASIPLGDGQPRRRYAFKLLWRDRQQWFSPLGFSAVPPARLALFATDAPDNGPQWVQDQVFYQIFPDRFARSTPRGAQQDKIYYHHDQGRDIILRDWHEPVSAEAGASTFYGGDLDGICEKLPYLKALGVTALYLNPIFCAPSVHKYDTADYRHVDPQFGGDEALLRLREKTREAQMRLILDGVFNHTGDTHPWFDRQNHGEDGACHHPDSPTRNWYSFTDDGHAFCWLGYDSLPKLDFAERGVVEEIYAGEESVVKHWLKAPWNIDGWRLDVVHMLGERGGAKENLRHVEGITRAAKAVDPQAFVFGEHFGDARQWLQNDAEDAAMNYRGFTTPLWSFLAGVDQGLEPQRLDAADCIRWMEEYRAALSHQQQLRMFNQLDSHDTARFKTLVNGDPARLRAAAVWLFCWPGVPCIFYGDEVGVEGGNDPFCRQPFPWEPARQDGELLALYQRLARLRHRSRALRSGGCQVMYAKGDVIVFARVFRQERVLVALNRGAACDVTLPFSPLLAGQTWTHEEGDGALDEQTLRLAAGAAVIWRTR
- the proY gene encoding proline-specific permease ProY, coding for MENENKLKRGLSTRHIRFMALGSAIGTGLFYGSADAIKMAGPSVLLAYIIGGVAAYIIMRALGEMSVHNPAASSFSRYAQDNLGPLAGYITGWTYCFEILIVAIADVTAFGIYMGVWFPAVPHWVWVLSVVLIICAINLMSVKVFGELEFWFSFFKVATIIIMIAAGIGIIIWGIGNGGQPTGIHNLWSNGGFFANGWIGTVMALQMVMFAYGGIEIIGITAGEAKDPAKSIPRAINSVPLRILVFYVGTLFVIMSIYPWNEVGTNGSPFVLTFQHMGITVAAGILNFVVLTASLSAINSDVFGVGRMLHGMAEQGSAPKVFAKTSRRGIPWVTVVVMCFAMLLAVYLNYIMPENVFLVIASLATFATVWVWIMILLSQVAFRRRLSAGEVKALKFKVPGGVATTIAGLIFLALIIALIGYHPDTRISLYVGFAWIALLLVGWVFKRRRDARLTA
- the brnQ gene encoding branched-chain amino acid transporter carrier protein BrnQ, with the protein product MTHQLKSRDIIALGFMTFALFVGAGNIIFPPMVGLQAGPHVWTAAIGFLITAVGLPVLTVVALAKVGGGVDSLSHPIGRVAGILLATVCYLAVGPLFATPRTATVSFEVGIAPLTGDGALPLLIYSLVYFALVILVSLYPGKLLDTVGNFLAPLKIIALVVLSVAAILWPAGDISVATEAYQKAAFSNGFVNGYLTMDTLGAMVFGIVIVNAARSRGVTDSRLLTRYTVFAGLMAGVGLTLLYLALFRLGSDSATLVDQSVNGAAILHAYVQHTFGGAGSFLLAALIFLACMVTAVGLTCACAEFFAQYLPLSYRTLVFILGLFSMVVSNLGLSQLIQFSIPVLTAIYPPCIALVVLSFTRGWWHNASRVIAPAMAVSLLFGLIDGVKASAISGILPAWTQKLPMADQGLAWLLPTIVIALAAAVWDRMAGRSVTSTAH